A single Myxococcales bacterium DNA region contains:
- a CDS encoding BamA/TamA family outer membrane protein, with protein sequence MGRTHRLARVLTLALGLSVALGSVHRVSHAGDAGPGTWRAGTGPVGGGGLEELSGASDGSEVEIIEAPGARPSGSGLEEQSDEPRYILEDVVVVGNRKTRTSLILKDLGLEPGDVVTPADPRVSAARLRLLALGYFLDVQLSLAKGPRRGTAILEVRVEERGTIILNGLFLGTSEATALWGGLDMAETNFLGRGILLSGGFVHSTQPTVPGAEPGQAYRLQLGAPVPDLEGPWLSASFLYSQGSEFFRAFGDPGEVDPLDHVAVNTRRIGGRLGIGFSLSRITRLTAETRLEGLHAALPRIRTRDLGGGRALPIDFSIGEGDSRLSSLLLSLDVDTRDDPFLPRTGQRLLFSFETALAVAGSHYAFSKGVLHWSRHFALSRGRHGLSVHGLAGVISGAAPYFDRFFIADLNALLPSRALGLSFSTLPSRNLLGTSVDERRFDDYAGRVMVEYAAALWRGRGFLYRADLFAGVGIFALTSAADLRLRTGPLYGAIPMDLTADFGLRLDTLIGIFNISVANALGRIPY encoded by the coding sequence ATGGGTCGAACCCACCGCCTTGCCCGCGTCCTGACACTCGCATTGGGGCTCTCGGTTGCCCTTGGGTCCGTGCACCGGGTGTCGCACGCGGGCGATGCCGGGCCGGGGACTTGGAGGGCCGGCACCGGCCCGGTCGGCGGGGGCGGGCTGGAGGAGCTTTCCGGTGCGAGCGATGGCTCCGAGGTGGAGATCATCGAGGCGCCCGGCGCGCGTCCCTCGGGTTCAGGCCTCGAAGAGCAATCGGACGAGCCGCGCTACATTCTCGAAGACGTGGTGGTGGTGGGGAACCGCAAGACCCGGACGAGCCTCATTCTCAAGGATTTGGGACTCGAGCCTGGGGATGTGGTGACCCCTGCCGATCCCCGGGTGTCCGCGGCTCGCTTGCGGCTGCTGGCCCTCGGATACTTCCTCGACGTTCAATTGTCGTTGGCCAAAGGGCCTCGCCGTGGCACGGCGATCCTCGAGGTCAGGGTGGAAGAGCGGGGCACGATCATCCTGAATGGCCTGTTCCTCGGAACCAGTGAGGCGACGGCGTTGTGGGGCGGTCTCGACATGGCCGAAACGAACTTTCTCGGCCGCGGGATCCTTCTGTCGGGGGGCTTCGTCCATTCCACCCAACCAACCGTCCCTGGGGCCGAACCAGGGCAGGCTTACCGGCTGCAACTTGGCGCTCCGGTGCCCGACCTCGAAGGGCCCTGGCTGTCTGCCAGTTTTCTCTATTCCCAGGGCAGCGAGTTCTTTCGCGCGTTTGGGGATCCAGGTGAGGTCGATCCCCTCGACCACGTGGCGGTCAACACACGGCGGATCGGCGGACGTTTGGGCATTGGCTTCTCCTTGTCGCGCATCACGCGGCTCACCGCCGAGACGCGTCTTGAGGGGCTACACGCAGCGCTGCCCCGCATTCGCACCCGCGATCTCGGAGGGGGACGGGCCCTTCCCATCGACTTCTCGATCGGTGAGGGAGACAGCCGGCTCTCGTCGCTGCTCTTGAGCCTCGACGTGGACACCCGCGACGATCCCTTCCTGCCGCGGACGGGACAGCGACTCCTGTTTTCCTTTGAAACGGCGCTGGCCGTGGCCGGCTCTCACTACGCTTTCTCCAAGGGCGTGCTGCACTGGTCACGCCATTTCGCTCTGTCACGGGGGCGGCACGGCCTCAGCGTCCACGGTCTGGCGGGGGTCATCTCGGGCGCGGCTCCTTATTTCGATCGCTTCTTCATTGCGGATCTGAATGCCTTGCTGCCGTCTCGAGCCCTGGGCCTGAGCTTCTCGACGCTGCCGTCGCGGAACCTGCTGGGTACATCAGTCGACGAGCGTCGCTTCGACGACTACGCCGGCCGGGTGATGGTGGAATATGCGGCGGCGCTGTGGCGTGGTCGTGGTTTTCTATACCGCGCGGACCTGTTTGCGGGCGTCGGTATCTTCGCGCTCACCAGTGCGGCCGATCTGCGGCTGCGCACGGGGCCCCTTTATGGCGCCATCCCGATGGACCTCACCGCCGATTTCGGACTGCGGCTGGACACCTTGATCGGCATCTTCAATATCTCCGTCGCTAACGCCCTGGGACGCATTCCCTACTGA